A genomic region of Ewingella sp. CoE-038-23 contains the following coding sequences:
- the ycaO gene encoding 30S ribosomal protein S12 methylthiotransferase accessory factor YcaO yields MTQTFIPGKDAALEDSISRFQQKLADLGFNIEEASWLNPVPHVWSVHIRDRDCPLCFTNGKGASKKAALASALGEYFERLSTNYFFADFYLGKEIANGDFVHYPNEKWFPIPADNSLPAGILDERLHDFYDADKELTGSDLVDLQSGNPERGICALPFTRQSDLQTVYIPMNIIGNLYVSNGMSAGNTANEARVQGLSEVFERYVKNRIIAESISLPEIPADVLARYPGVVEAIAKLEEEGFPILSYDASLGGNYPVICVVLFNPSNGTCFASFGAHPDFGVALERTVTELLQGRSLKDLDVFTAPTFDDEEVAEHANLETHFIDSSGLISWDMFKQDADYPFADWSFSGTTEEEFATLMAIFDKEDAEVYIADYEHLDVYACRIIVPGMSDIYPAEDLLLANNSMGAHLREQLLALPDSDFSQETYLEMITQMDDEGLDDFTRVRELLGIASGKDNGWYTLRVGELKSMLALAGGDLDQALTWAEWAHEFNSSVYSDERNNYYRCLQTLLQLSLEEDRDPAQYYGAFVKMYGQDAVDHASAAISGEERFYGLFAVDADLKALPSHQGLLAAYEKLQAAKRRYWLKK; encoded by the coding sequence ATGACGCAAACTTTTATTCCTGGTAAAGACGCCGCGCTGGAAGACTCTATTTCCCGCTTCCAACAAAAACTCGCCGACCTCGGTTTCAATATTGAAGAGGCTTCATGGCTGAATCCTGTACCCCACGTTTGGTCGGTACATATTCGCGATCGCGACTGCCCGCTCTGCTTTACCAACGGTAAAGGTGCCAGTAAAAAAGCGGCATTGGCTTCTGCCTTAGGTGAATATTTCGAGCGTCTGTCGACCAACTATTTCTTCGCCGATTTCTATCTGGGTAAAGAGATTGCCAATGGCGATTTCGTGCATTATCCAAACGAGAAATGGTTCCCAATCCCAGCAGATAACAGCCTGCCAGCGGGGATTTTGGATGAGCGTCTGCATGATTTTTATGATGCCGATAAAGAGCTTACCGGCAGCGATTTGGTAGACCTGCAGTCCGGCAACCCGGAGCGCGGGATCTGCGCCCTGCCGTTCACTCGCCAATCTGACCTGCAAACCGTCTATATCCCGATGAACATCATCGGCAACTTATATGTTTCCAACGGCATGTCTGCGGGTAACACCGCTAACGAAGCGCGCGTTCAGGGGCTGTCCGAAGTTTTCGAGCGTTACGTTAAAAACCGCATTATCGCTGAGTCAATCAGTCTGCCGGAAATCCCTGCTGACGTGCTGGCGCGCTATCCGGGCGTGGTGGAAGCCATTGCCAAGCTGGAAGAAGAAGGTTTCCCCATTCTTTCTTATGACGCCTCTCTGGGCGGCAACTATCCGGTTATCTGCGTAGTGCTGTTCAACCCATCCAATGGTACCTGTTTCGCCTCTTTCGGCGCGCACCCGGACTTTGGCGTGGCGCTGGAACGTACCGTGACCGAGCTGCTGCAAGGTCGTAGCTTGAAAGATCTGGATGTGTTTACTGCACCCACCTTTGATGATGAAGAAGTGGCTGAACACGCCAACTTGGAAACTCACTTCATCGATTCAAGCGGCCTGATCTCATGGGACATGTTCAAGCAAGATGCGGACTATCCGTTTGCAGACTGGAGCTTCAGCGGCACCACCGAAGAAGAGTTCGCCACGCTGATGGCAATCTTCGATAAAGAAGATGCTGAAGTGTATATCGCTGATTACGAGCACTTAGACGTTTACGCGTGCCGCATCATCGTGCCTGGCATGTCAGACATCTACCCGGCGGAAGACTTGCTGTTAGCCAACAACAGCATGGGCGCTCACCTGCGCGAGCAGCTGTTGGCTCTGCCAGACAGTGATTTCTCACAGGAAACCTATCTGGAAATGATCACCCAGATGGACGACGAAGGTCTGGACGACTTCACCCGCGTTCGCGAGTTGCTGGGCATTGCCAGCGGCAAAGATAACGGCTGGTACACCCTGCGCGTAGGCGAGCTGAAATCCATGCTGGCCTTGGCCGGCGGCGACTTGGATCAGGCACTGACCTGGGCCGAGTGGGCGCACGAGTTTAACTCATCCGTTTACAGCGATGAGCGCAACAACTATTACCGTTGCTTGCAAACCCTGCTGCAACTCTCATTAGAAGAAGATCGCGACCCGGCCCAGTATTATGGCGCCTTCGTCAAAATGTACGGTCAGGATGCTGTCGATCACGCCTCGGCTGCCATCAGCGGTGAAGAGCGTTTCTATGGGCTGTTTGCCGTAGATGCTGACCTGAAAGCCCTGCCGTCCCATCAAGGACTGCTAGCGGCCTATGAGAAGCTGCAGGCGGCTAAACGCCGTTACTGGCTGAAGAAGTAA
- the aroA gene encoding 3-phosphoshikimate 1-carboxyvinyltransferase has protein sequence MESLTLQPVALVNGTINLPGSKSVSNRALLLAAFAQGTTRLNNLLDSDDVRHMLNALTKLGVTHRLSADRTHCDIDGLGGAFQPSEALELFLGNAGTAMRPLAAALCLGAHDVVLTGEPRMKERPIGHLVDALRQGGAEIEYLEQEDYPPVRLRGGFKGGEVTVDGSVSSQFLTALLMTAPLAAADTTIRIKGDLVSKPYIDITLNLMKTFGVTVENQNYQEFRIKGQQTYVSPGTYLVEGDASSASYFLAAAAIKGGTVRVTGIGKNSMQGDIRFADVLEKMGAKITWAEDYIECSRGSLTGIDMDMNHIPDAAMTIATTALFAQGPTTLRNIYNWRVKETDRLAAMATELRKVGAIVEEGEDYIRVEPPQSLTFAEIGTYNDHRMAMCFSLVALSNTPVTILDPKCTAKTFPDYFDRLAGISTLA, from the coding sequence GTGGAATCCCTGACATTACAACCCGTTGCATTGGTTAACGGCACTATCAATTTACCGGGCTCAAAAAGTGTTTCCAACCGTGCACTTTTGCTGGCGGCCTTTGCCCAGGGTACAACCCGCTTAAATAACTTACTCGACAGTGACGATGTGCGTCACATGCTCAACGCGCTGACCAAACTGGGCGTGACTCACCGCCTGTCAGCAGATCGCACGCATTGTGATATTGACGGCTTAGGGGGAGCTTTCCAGCCTTCTGAAGCTTTAGAGCTGTTTTTAGGTAATGCGGGCACCGCGATGCGTCCTCTGGCCGCAGCCCTGTGCCTCGGCGCGCATGACGTGGTGCTGACCGGCGAGCCGCGCATGAAAGAGCGCCCAATTGGCCATCTGGTTGATGCTTTGCGTCAGGGCGGAGCGGAGATTGAGTACCTCGAACAAGAAGATTACCCACCCGTGCGCCTGCGCGGTGGATTCAAAGGCGGCGAAGTTACGGTCGATGGCAGCGTTTCCAGCCAGTTCTTGACCGCGTTGCTGATGACCGCGCCTCTGGCGGCGGCAGATACTACTATTCGCATCAAAGGTGATTTGGTTTCCAAGCCTTACATCGATATCACTCTGAATCTGATGAAGACTTTCGGCGTGACGGTAGAGAACCAGAACTACCAAGAGTTCCGCATCAAAGGCCAGCAGACCTATGTCTCTCCGGGCACCTATTTAGTCGAGGGTGACGCTTCTTCAGCTTCTTACTTCCTGGCCGCGGCAGCCATCAAAGGCGGCACCGTTCGCGTGACCGGCATTGGTAAAAACAGCATGCAGGGCGACATTCGCTTTGCCGACGTGCTGGAGAAAATGGGTGCGAAAATCACCTGGGCTGAAGATTATATTGAATGCTCTCGTGGCTCTCTGACCGGGATTGATATGGATATGAACCATATCCCTGACGCCGCGATGACCATTGCTACCACCGCGCTATTCGCACAAGGCCCGACCACGTTACGCAACATCTACAACTGGCGCGTAAAAGAGACTGACCGTCTGGCAGCGATGGCAACCGAGCTGCGCAAAGTGGGTGCCATAGTGGAAGAAGGTGAGGATTACATTCGCGTTGAGCCGCCGCAGTCTCTGACCTTCGCTGAGATTGGTACCTATAATGATCACCGTATGGCGATGTGCTTCTCGCTGGTGGCGCTGTCGAATACGCCGGTGACCATTCTTGACCCGAAATGCACCGCGAAAACTTTCCCTGACTATTTCGACAGACTAGCTGGCATTAGCACTCTGGCGTAA
- the focA gene encoding formate transporter FocA: MKADNPFNLLLPAATAKVAEDAGVYKATKQPLKTFYLAITAGVFISIAFVFYITSTTGTAAVPFGLAKLVGGICFSLGLMLVVVCGADLFTSTVLIVIAKASGRITWGQLACNWVNVYIGNLIGALFFVALIWFSGEYMVDNGLWGLNVLQTADHKMHHTFIEAVCLGILANLMVCLAVWMSYSGRSLMDKMFAMILPVGMFVASGFEHSIANMFMIPLGIVIKNFASPEFWQAIGTTPAQFAELNISNFIIDNLIPVTIGNIIGGGLMVGLTYWVIYLRDEQKH; the protein is encoded by the coding sequence GTGAAAGCTGACAACCCCTTCAATTTATTGTTACCCGCAGCTACAGCGAAAGTCGCCGAAGATGCTGGTGTTTATAAAGCCACTAAACAACCGCTGAAAACATTCTATTTAGCGATAACCGCTGGTGTCTTTATCTCAATTGCATTTGTTTTCTATATCACCTCTACCACAGGCACTGCAGCCGTCCCTTTCGGTCTGGCTAAATTAGTCGGCGGTATCTGCTTCTCTCTCGGCCTGATGTTGGTCGTGGTGTGCGGAGCTGACCTTTTCACTTCTACGGTACTGATTGTGATAGCCAAGGCCAGCGGCCGAATCACATGGGGCCAATTGGCGTGTAACTGGGTCAATGTCTATATTGGTAACTTGATTGGCGCGTTGTTCTTTGTCGCCCTCATCTGGTTCTCGGGTGAATATATGGTTGATAACGGCCTGTGGGGGCTTAATGTCCTACAAACCGCCGACCATAAAATGCATCACACATTCATCGAAGCCGTATGCCTCGGCATTTTGGCTAACCTGATGGTCTGTCTGGCGGTGTGGATGAGTTACTCAGGCCGCAGCCTGATGGACAAAATGTTCGCCATGATCCTCCCTGTCGGCATGTTCGTTGCCAGCGGCTTCGAACACAGCATCGCCAACATGTTTATGATCCCTCTCGGTATCGTGATTAAAAACTTCGCTTCCCCTGAGTTCTGGCAGGCGATTGGTACCACACCTGCACAGTTTGCAGAGTTGAATATCAGTAACTTTATCATCGACAACCTGATCCCAGTCACCATCGGCAACATCATTGGTGGCGGTTTAATGGTCGGATTGACGTACTGGGTAATTTATCTCCGTGATGAGCAAAAACACTAA
- the serC gene encoding 3-phosphoserine/phosphohydroxythreonine transaminase — translation MTQVYNFSAGPAMIPAEVLRRAQQELCNWHGLGTSVMEISHRSKEFIQVAEESERDIRELMNIPSNYKVLFCHGGARAQFAAIPLNLLGDKTTADYIDGGYWAHSAVNEAQKYCTPNVIDVTTTVDGKRGILPMSQWALNKDAAYVHYCPNETIDGVAIDEVPDFGDKLVIADYSSSILSRPVDVNRFGVIYAGAQKNIGPAGLTLVIVREDLLGRARKELPSILDYTVLAENDSMFNTPPTFAWYLSGMVFKWLKEQGGLREMEKRNRAKAELLYGTIDRSDFYRNDVAQANRSWMNVPFQMADASLDKLFLEQSQKAGLHALKGHRVVGGMRASIYNAMPIEGVKALTDFMADFEKSHG, via the coding sequence ATGACTCAGGTTTATAATTTCAGTGCAGGTCCGGCAATGATCCCGGCAGAAGTGTTACGTCGTGCGCAACAAGAATTATGTAATTGGCATGGTTTGGGCACGTCTGTGATGGAAATCAGTCACCGTAGTAAAGAGTTTATTCAGGTTGCCGAAGAGTCGGAACGTGATATCCGCGAGCTGATGAATATCCCCTCGAACTACAAAGTCCTGTTCTGCCACGGCGGCGCGCGCGCGCAGTTCGCTGCGATCCCACTGAACTTACTGGGTGATAAAACCACCGCTGACTATATTGACGGCGGCTACTGGGCACATAGCGCGGTCAACGAAGCGCAGAAATACTGCACGCCAAACGTTATCGATGTGACAACCACCGTCGACGGCAAACGCGGCATTTTGCCGATGAGCCAATGGGCGTTGAACAAAGATGCCGCCTACGTTCACTACTGCCCGAATGAAACCATTGATGGCGTCGCGATTGATGAAGTGCCTGACTTTGGCGACAAACTGGTCATTGCTGACTACTCGTCATCTATTTTATCTCGTCCGGTAGACGTGAACCGTTTTGGCGTGATTTATGCCGGCGCGCAGAAAAACATCGGCCCGGCTGGCCTGACACTGGTGATCGTGCGCGAAGATTTGCTGGGCCGTGCTCGCAAAGAATTGCCTTCGATTCTTGATTACACCGTGCTGGCTGAAAATGACTCCATGTTTAACACGCCGCCGACCTTCGCCTGGTATCTGTCTGGCATGGTCTTCAAATGGCTGAAAGAGCAGGGCGGCCTGCGCGAAATGGAGAAGCGTAATCGGGCGAAAGCTGAATTACTCTATGGCACTATCGACCGTTCTGATTTTTATCGTAACGACGTGGCTCAGGCCAACCGTTCGTGGATGAACGTTCCTTTCCAAATGGCGGATGCGTCTCTGGACAAACTGTTCTTAGAGCAGTCGCAGAAAGCGGGCCTGCATGCTCTGAAAGGGCACCGCGTTGTTGGCGGAATGCGCGCATCGATTTATAACGCGATGCCGATTGAAGGTGTTAAAGCATTGACCGATTTTATGGCTGATTTCGAGAAAAGCCACGGTTAA
- the cmk gene encoding (d)CMP kinase — protein MTALAPVITVDGPSGAGKGTLCKALAEALEWRLLDSGAIYRVLALAALHHQVDIVSEDALVPLAAHLDVRFVAQDGQLKVILEGEDVSNEIRTETVGNTASQAAAFPRVREALLRRQRAFREAPGLIADGRDMGTVVFPDAPVKIFLDASAEERANRRMLQLQEKGFSVNFERLLAEIKERDDRDRNRAIAPLVAASDALLLDSTSMSIDEVIQRALAYATEILGLPQKQTR, from the coding sequence ATGACGGCTTTAGCCCCGGTAATTACCGTTGATGGGCCAAGTGGCGCAGGTAAAGGCACCTTGTGCAAGGCGCTGGCAGAGGCTCTGGAATGGCGTTTGCTGGACTCTGGTGCCATTTATCGCGTTTTAGCACTGGCTGCTTTACATCATCAGGTTGATATTGTCTCTGAAGATGCTTTGGTGCCGCTTGCCGCACATCTTGATGTGCGTTTTGTGGCTCAGGATGGGCAATTAAAAGTGATTTTAGAAGGTGAGGATGTCAGTAATGAAATCCGCACCGAAACGGTAGGAAACACCGCGTCACAGGCTGCCGCTTTCCCTCGGGTTCGCGAAGCGTTATTGCGCCGTCAGCGCGCATTTCGTGAGGCCCCAGGGCTGATTGCCGATGGCCGAGATATGGGCACCGTGGTGTTCCCCGACGCGCCGGTAAAGATATTCTTAGACGCCAGTGCGGAAGAACGTGCAAACAGAAGAATGCTACAGTTGCAGGAAAAAGGCTTTAGTGTTAACTTTGAACGTCTTTTAGCCGAGATAAAGGAACGGGATGACCGTGACCGTAATCGTGCTATAGCGCCTTTGGTCGCTGCTTCTGACGCGCTTTTGCTGGATTCAACCAGCATGTCGATCGACGAAGTTATCCAACGTGCGCTGGCTTATGCCACTGAAATTCTAGGATTGCCGCAAAAACAAACCCGGTGA